From a single Ignavibacteria bacterium genomic region:
- a CDS encoding aldo/keto reductase — MKIKKLGRTGLKVSEVCLGTMTFGYQCDETTSFQILDRAYEGGVNFIDTADVYPLPPQLSTVGRTEEIIGNWLKANPGRRHETILATKCNGKMGPGVNDQGLSRRHIMDAIDASLKRLKTDFIDLYQVHFFDGETPLDETLRALDDLVRSGKVHYIGCSNYQAYQLAKALWVSDKLSISRYDSIQPRYNLLFREFENELFPLCKSEEVGVIVYNPLAGGFLTGKHERDKEPEEMGRFKLGDSGKLYQARYWQDAQFDQVDLMKEFFKDRNKSLTQVSLAWVLSHSYVTSAIVGASKSNQLDESLPGVDLSLDEEEMTFLNGLWYNLPRMQDPRVALR; from the coding sequence ATGAAAATTAAAAAACTTGGTCGTACTGGACTTAAGGTAAGCGAAGTATGCCTGGGAACGATGACCTTCGGCTACCAGTGCGATGAGACAACGTCTTTTCAGATCTTAGACCGCGCCTATGAAGGAGGCGTAAACTTTATCGATACGGCAGACGTCTATCCCCTGCCTCCTCAGCTTTCAACTGTAGGAAGAACTGAAGAGATAATAGGAAACTGGCTAAAGGCCAACCCAGGAAGGCGCCACGAGACAATCCTTGCAACCAAATGCAACGGAAAGATGGGTCCCGGTGTAAACGACCAGGGGCTTTCAAGGCGTCACATAATGGACGCAATTGATGCAAGCCTTAAAAGGCTTAAAACAGATTTTATTGATCTTTACCAGGTGCATTTCTTTGATGGCGAAACTCCCCTGGATGAAACCCTGAGGGCTTTGGACGACCTCGTAAGATCAGGCAAGGTGCACTACATAGGGTGCAGCAACTACCAGGCTTACCAACTTGCAAAGGCCCTCTGGGTGAGCGACAAGCTTTCAATATCGCGCTACGATTCAATTCAGCCGAGGTATAATCTTCTTTTCAGGGAATTTGAAAATGAGCTTTTCCCTCTCTGCAAGTCGGAAGAGGTGGGAGTAATAGTTTATAATCCGCTGGCCGGAGGGTTTTTAACCGGCAAGCATGAGCGCGATAAGGAGCCCGAGGAGATGGGACGCTTTAAGCTGGGCGATTCGGGGAAACTCTACCAGGCACGCTACTGGCAGGATGCACAGTTCGACCAGGTTGATTTAATGAAGGAATTCTTTAAGGACAGGAACAAGTCCCTTACACAGGTCTCCCTGGCCTGGGTATTGTCGCATTCTTATGTCACTTCGGCAATTGTCGGGGCCAGTAAGTCCAATCAGTTAGATGAAAGCTTGCCGGGGGTGGATTTAAGCCTGGATGAAGAAGAAATGACATTCTTAAACGGACTGTGGTATAATCTGCCGCGTATGCAGGACCCGAGAGTTGCCCTAAGATAA
- a CDS encoding protein DA1: MTRLNLKYVLGCFLLIIFLSPLKAQAQECNYCGKKITGRYVEADGKYFHPRHFICARCGKVITGSFAEKDGRFFHPDCYAVKEGLVCDYCSKIIRGEYVTSEGKKYHPSCYENYVLPKCSVCGKPLDGEYTIDPYGNKYHSYHSHELSRCDNCSRIISNKTTGGGREYSDGRTICNLCYKEAVFDNSRINALMGKVMQRLKSLGLSFNERTISIRGVDRRELKKAAGSRYDGNMKGICNTSSRTEYINQRASKSLKRHEIFVLNGVPALNIESVIAHELMHVWLNDNTKDDHPDFLREGSCNYISYLYLRSVSGSKARELMKQLEDDDDDTYGKGFLKVKSEFGDRSLNQLLSYLKRY; encoded by the coding sequence ATGACCAGATTAAATTTAAAGTATGTTTTAGGCTGTTTCCTTCTGATTATATTTCTTTCGCCGCTTAAAGCTCAGGCTCAGGAATGCAACTACTGCGGTAAAAAGATCACGGGCAGATATGTTGAAGCCGACGGGAAATATTTCCATCCCCGGCACTTTATATGTGCCAGGTGCGGAAAAGTAATTACAGGCTCCTTTGCCGAAAAAGACGGCAGGTTCTTTCACCCCGACTGTTATGCCGTAAAAGAAGGCCTCGTTTGCGACTACTGCAGCAAAATAATTAGAGGGGAGTATGTTACCAGCGAGGGGAAAAAGTATCATCCTTCGTGCTATGAAAATTATGTGCTTCCCAAATGCTCCGTATGCGGGAAGCCTCTTGACGGGGAATATACAATTGATCCTTACGGTAATAAGTACCATTCCTATCACAGCCATGAGCTCTCCAGATGCGATAACTGCAGCAGGATCATCTCCAATAAGACCACAGGCGGGGGAAGAGAATATTCCGACGGGAGGACTATATGCAATCTGTGCTATAAAGAGGCGGTATTCGATAACTCCCGGATAAACGCTCTTATGGGTAAGGTTATGCAGAGGCTTAAAAGCCTGGGGCTTAGCTTTAATGAAAGAACCATTTCCATCAGGGGAGTGGACAGAAGGGAACTTAAAAAAGCTGCCGGAAGCAGGTACGACGGCAATATGAAGGGGATCTGCAATACCAGTTCAAGAACTGAGTACATAAATCAGCGTGCATCAAAAAGCTTGAAGAGGCATGAAATTTTTGTTCTTAACGGTGTGCCTGCTCTGAATATTGAATCGGTAATTGCCCACGAGCTGATGCACGTTTGGCTTAATGATAATACAAAAGACGATCATCCGGATTTTCTCCGCGAGGGGAGCTGCAACTATATATCTTATCTTTACCTCAGGTCTGTAAGCGGCTCAAAGGCACGCGAGCTGATGAAGCAGCTTGAAGATGACGATGACGATACATACGGTAAAGGGTTCCTGAAAGTGAAGTCGGAATTTGGTGATAGGAGTCTGAATCAACTCCTGAGTTATTTGAAAAGGTATTAG